In one window of Eggerthella guodeyinii DNA:
- a CDS encoding DUF4405 domain-containing protein produces the protein MKRTLFIDAAALLVYAAAALPALTGVPVHEWLGLALLVPVLVHCVLHADWVAATLARLGRGAGPARVGHLALDAALLVAFMVVLVSGLGISGTVLQAFGLYVDGYYAWGPLHAIAAKALLALLLVHVAVHAGSLYNLLKRRGTPKAPAHDDGGLSDEHRSA, from the coding sequence GTGAAACGGACGCTTTTCATCGACGCTGCGGCGCTTCTCGTGTACGCGGCTGCGGCCCTTCCGGCGCTCACGGGCGTGCCCGTGCACGAATGGCTGGGCCTGGCGCTGCTGGTGCCGGTGCTCGTCCATTGCGTGCTGCATGCGGATTGGGTCGCGGCCACGCTGGCGCGGCTCGGCCGCGGGGCGGGTCCGGCGCGCGTGGGGCACCTGGCGCTCGACGCGGCGCTCCTCGTCGCGTTCATGGTAGTGCTCGTGTCGGGCCTGGGCATTTCGGGCACCGTGCTGCAGGCGTTCGGCCTGTACGTGGACGGGTACTACGCGTGGGGCCCTCTGCACGCCATCGCGGCGAAGGCGTTGCTCGCCCTTTTGCTCGTTCACGTGGCCGTGCACGCGGGGTCGCTGTACAATCTTCTGAAACGACGCGGCACGCCGAAGGCGCCCGCGCACGACGACGGAGGTTTGAGCGATGAGCACCGATCCGCTTGA
- a CDS encoding 4Fe-4S dicluster domain-containing protein — MAHYGMVIDTKRCVGCNACSMACKMTNNLPDTNWWSRVLTEGGDEIDTPAGIFPDVSMRYIPVSCQHCENPACTKVCPVGATYKDPETGVVRQDYDKCIGCRMCMAACPYTGVRSFNWDEPKYSTEHAIGDADIAPHQKHTVEKCTFCYQRLARGEVPACMDLCPARARHFGDLDDPESEVSKLIKERSYEQLLASEGTKPSVYYLV; from the coding sequence ATGGCCCATTACGGAATGGTCATCGACACGAAGCGGTGCGTAGGCTGCAATGCCTGCTCCATGGCGTGCAAGATGACGAACAACCTGCCCGACACGAACTGGTGGAGCCGCGTGCTCACCGAGGGCGGCGACGAGATCGACACGCCGGCCGGCATCTTCCCCGACGTGTCCATGCGCTACATCCCCGTCAGCTGCCAGCATTGCGAGAACCCGGCCTGCACGAAGGTGTGCCCCGTGGGCGCCACGTACAAGGACCCCGAGACGGGCGTCGTGCGCCAGGACTACGACAAGTGCATCGGCTGCCGCATGTGCATGGCGGCGTGCCCGTACACCGGCGTGCGCTCGTTCAACTGGGACGAGCCGAAGTACTCTACCGAGCACGCCATCGGCGACGCGGACATCGCGCCGCACCAGAAGCACACGGTGGAGAAGTGCACGTTCTGCTACCAGCGCCTCGCGCGCGGCGAAGTGCCCGCCTGCATGGACCTGTGCCCTGCCCGCGCGCGCCACTTCGGCGACCTTGACGACCCGGAGTCGGAGGTGTCGAAGCTCATCAAGGAGCGCTCGTACGAGCAGCTGCTGGCGAGCGAAGGCACGAAGCCGTCCGTGTACTACCTCGTGTAA
- the nrfD gene encoding NrfD/PsrC family molybdoenzyme membrane anchor subunit has product MTENVSAAQPAKAPAAKFGGKGLTIAIAVAAIITVAGLALWVFQLTGGMVNTNMRNLDSWGLYITMFMFLVGLSAGGLIISSAPRVFGVEGFGGISKIAVWTSICCTVLAIGFVVVDLGQPLRLWELFAYSNLGSPLMWDIIVLGTYLILSIVYLWAMLRFEGGKGSATGLRVVSAIALVCAVLVHSVTAWIFGLQQGREMWHTALLGPWFVSSALVCGVALVLVVVIALRRAGYLQLDQKHVVKMLKLLGVFVLVDLYFFGCDLLTEGFPAGSGADIVAMLTTGALAPFFWIEVLGCAATAVIAFVPKLRTNPLIVVAAVLAIVGIFCKRVQLLVGGFQIPNLDMPAVVSGPGLTDAGAALQSAGGAMVYFPSPLEFGVMVGVVGLGALLLLLGLKFLPLKPTEQSH; this is encoded by the coding sequence ATGACTGAGAACGTATCGGCGGCCCAGCCCGCCAAGGCTCCTGCTGCCAAGTTCGGCGGCAAGGGGCTCACCATCGCCATCGCGGTGGCCGCGATCATCACGGTGGCGGGCCTGGCCCTGTGGGTGTTCCAGCTCACCGGCGGCATGGTGAACACCAACATGCGCAACCTCGACTCGTGGGGGCTCTACATCACGATGTTCATGTTCCTCGTGGGCCTGTCCGCCGGCGGCCTCATCATCTCGAGCGCGCCGCGCGTGTTCGGGGTGGAGGGCTTCGGCGGCATCTCGAAGATCGCCGTGTGGACGTCCATCTGCTGCACGGTGCTGGCCATCGGCTTCGTGGTGGTCGACCTCGGCCAACCGCTGCGCCTGTGGGAGCTGTTCGCCTACTCGAACCTCGGCTCGCCGCTCATGTGGGACATCATCGTGCTGGGCACGTACCTTATCCTGTCCATCGTGTATCTGTGGGCGATGCTGCGCTTCGAAGGCGGCAAAGGTTCCGCGACGGGCCTGCGCGTCGTGTCGGCCATCGCGCTCGTGTGCGCCGTGCTCGTGCACTCGGTGACGGCCTGGATCTTCGGCCTGCAGCAGGGGCGCGAGATGTGGCACACCGCGCTGCTCGGCCCCTGGTTCGTGTCGTCGGCCCTCGTGTGCGGCGTGGCCCTCGTGCTCGTCGTGGTCATCGCGCTGCGCCGCGCCGGCTATTTGCAGCTCGACCAGAAGCACGTCGTGAAGATGCTGAAGCTGCTGGGCGTGTTCGTGCTGGTGGACCTGTACTTCTTCGGCTGCGACCTGCTGACCGAGGGCTTTCCGGCCGGGTCGGGCGCCGACATCGTGGCCATGCTGACCACCGGCGCGCTGGCACCGTTCTTCTGGATCGAGGTGCTGGGCTGCGCCGCCACCGCCGTGATCGCCTTCGTGCCGAAGCTGCGCACGAACCCGCTCATCGTGGTCGCCGCGGTGCTGGCCATCGTGGGCATCTTCTGCAAGCGCGTGCAGCTGCTCGTGGGCGGCTTCCAGATCCCGAACCTCGACATGCCGGCCGTCGTGTCGGGCCCGGGGCTCACGGATGCGGGCGCGGCGCTGCAGAGCGCGGGCGGTGCGATGGTGTACTTCCCGTCGCCGCTCGAGTTCGGCGTCATGGTGGGCGTCGTCGGGTTGGGCGCGCTCCTGCTCCTGCTGGGGCTCAAGTTCCTGCCGTTGAAGCCCACCGAGCAGTCGCACTAG
- a CDS encoding DUF4405 domain-containing protein encodes MDRKSLAVDAACLLVYLVAANPAVTGIGVHEWVGIGVLLAFLVHVAMHVDWVVEAVKSAAARPSWVRTGNLVLDALIVVAFMTVTVSGLMVSGAVLAAFGLYADGYYFWDPLHATAAKVLLALLLVHVVAHGKWLVGFFKNRKGEHRGE; translated from the coding sequence GTGGATAGGAAGAGCCTCGCCGTCGATGCGGCGTGCCTGCTGGTGTACCTGGTCGCGGCGAACCCGGCCGTCACGGGCATCGGCGTCCACGAGTGGGTGGGGATCGGCGTGCTGCTCGCGTTCCTCGTGCACGTCGCGATGCATGTCGACTGGGTCGTCGAGGCGGTCAAATCCGCCGCCGCGCGCCCGTCGTGGGTGCGTACGGGAAATCTCGTGCTGGATGCGCTCATCGTCGTGGCGTTCATGACGGTGACGGTGTCGGGCCTCATGGTGTCGGGCGCGGTTTTGGCGGCGTTCGGCCTGTACGCCGACGGGTACTACTTCTGGGATCCGCTGCATGCGACGGCGGCGAAGGTCCTGCTCGCGCTGCTGCTCGTGCACGTGGTGGCGCATGGGAAGTGGCTGGTCGGCTTCTTCAAGAATCGGAAAGGGGAGCACCGTGGGGAGTGA
- a CDS encoding GntR family transcriptional regulator, whose protein sequence is MALFEINEKSSIPIWLQLKNRFIYLITSGYYKPGDQLPTVRGLAADVEVNYNTVSKVYMSLEQDGYIQSKRRQGAFVLDVSDKPGVSISSTAEIVTQEYLKRCFELGMSLEDVEQQFALSMSEAKAKRAAG, encoded by the coding sequence GTGGCCCTGTTCGAGATAAACGAGAAAAGCAGCATCCCTATCTGGTTGCAGCTGAAGAACCGGTTCATCTACCTCATCACCTCGGGGTACTACAAGCCGGGCGACCAGCTGCCCACCGTGCGCGGCCTCGCCGCGGACGTCGAGGTGAACTACAACACGGTGAGCAAGGTGTACATGAGCCTCGAGCAGGACGGCTACATCCAGTCCAAACGCCGCCAGGGCGCGTTTGTCCTCGATGTGTCCGACAAGCCGGGCGTCAGCATCTCGTCCACGGCCGAGATCGTCACCCAGGAGTACCTCAAGCGCTGCTTCGAACTGGGCATGTCGCTGGAAGACGTGGAGCAGCAGTTCGCGCTCAGCATGAGCGAAGCGAAAGCCAAGCGGGCCGCCGGCTAA
- the nrfD gene encoding NrfD/PsrC family molybdoenzyme membrane anchor subunit, with product MSENVSAAQVAKAPAARFGGRGLNIGIAVAAVVAAAGVVLWGVQLSGGLVQTGMRNLDSWGLYITMFMFLVGLSAGGLIISSVPRAFGMKGFGGISKVAVWTSICCTVLAVGFVVVDLGQPARLWELFAYSNLGSPLMWDILVLGAYLVLSVAYLWATLRAEAGKVSAAALRVISVVALVCAVLVHSVTAWIFGLQQAHELWHTALLAPWFVSSALVCGVALVLVVVIALRKAGYLKLDQANVVKLAKMLGAFVLVDLYFFGCDLLTSAFPGGSGAEVASMLTTGPLAPFFWTEVVGCALCAVVCFAPRLRTNPLIVVASLLAIAGIFCKRVQLLVGGFQIPNIDYAGVMTQYTVTDASGTMAGAYQGMVYWPTPLEFGVALGVIGLGALLLLLGLKYLPLKPVEDAR from the coding sequence ATGTCTGAGAACGTATCGGCGGCGCAAGTCGCCAAGGCTCCTGCTGCCCGGTTCGGGGGCAGGGGGCTGAATATCGGCATCGCGGTCGCGGCGGTCGTCGCCGCCGCGGGCGTCGTGCTGTGGGGCGTCCAGCTCTCCGGCGGCCTCGTGCAGACCGGCATGCGCAACCTCGACTCGTGGGGGCTCTACATCACGATGTTCATGTTCCTCGTGGGCCTGTCGGCCGGAGGCCTGATCATCTCGTCGGTGCCGCGCGCCTTCGGGATGAAGGGCTTCGGCGGCATCTCGAAGGTGGCCGTGTGGACGTCGATCTGCTGCACGGTGCTCGCCGTCGGGTTCGTCGTGGTGGACCTCGGCCAGCCCGCCCGCCTGTGGGAGCTGTTCGCCTACTCGAACCTCGGCTCGCCGCTCATGTGGGACATCCTCGTGCTGGGCGCCTACCTGGTGCTGTCCGTCGCGTACCTCTGGGCCACGCTGCGCGCCGAGGCCGGCAAGGTGTCGGCGGCCGCGCTGCGCGTGATCAGCGTGGTGGCCCTCGTGTGCGCCGTCCTCGTGCACTCGGTGACGGCCTGGATCTTCGGGCTGCAGCAGGCCCACGAGCTCTGGCACACGGCGCTTCTGGCCCCGTGGTTCGTGTCCTCCGCGCTCGTGTGCGGCGTGGCGCTCGTGCTGGTCGTCGTCATCGCGCTTCGCAAGGCCGGCTACCTGAAGCTCGACCAGGCCAACGTCGTCAAGCTCGCCAAGATGCTGGGCGCCTTCGTGCTCGTCGACCTGTACTTCTTCGGCTGCGACCTGTTGACCTCCGCCTTCCCGGGCGGCTCGGGCGCCGAGGTCGCGAGCATGCTCACGACCGGCCCGCTCGCCCCGTTCTTCTGGACCGAGGTCGTCGGCTGCGCGCTCTGCGCCGTCGTGTGCTTCGCGCCGAGGCTGCGCACCAACCCGCTCATCGTCGTCGCGTCGCTCTTGGCCATCGCGGGCATCTTCTGCAAGCGCGTGCAGCTGCTCGTGGGCGGCTTCCAGATCCCGAACATCGACTACGCCGGCGTCATGACGCAGTACACCGTGACGGACGCCTCCGGCACCATGGCCGGCGCCTACCAGGGCATGGTCTATTGGCCGACGCCGCTCGAGTTCGGCGTGGCGCTCGGCGTGATCGGCCTGGGCGCGCTGCTCCTGCTGCTGGGCCTCAAGTACCTGCCGCTGAAGCCCGTGGAAGACGCGCGCTAG
- a CDS encoding TorD/DmsD family molecular chaperone, with protein sequence MGSEETGESPWQVRAAAWELAALSFRYPGEELEGAVASGEWAEAAEEVASALGLALPGGRGAPAPGEGLRREATRLFVGAPEPACPPYEGVWAAEAEGVQALLFVNPRSMEVERFVRSCGLGRPAGTNEPLDHVAAECELLSYLASLAAGATAPAGAPEAAALPGGSPGAAYGRFLSGHARAWMPAFAERLAAEARHPFYRAAAAYLGALVA encoded by the coding sequence GTGGGGAGTGAGGAGACGGGCGAGAGCCCCTGGCAGGTGCGCGCCGCAGCCTGGGAGCTCGCGGCGCTGAGCTTCCGCTACCCGGGCGAGGAGCTCGAGGGCGCCGTCGCCTCCGGCGAGTGGGCCGAGGCGGCCGAGGAGGTCGCCTCGGCGCTGGGCCTCGCGCTGCCGGGGGGCCGGGGCGCGCCCGCGCCCGGGGAGGGCCTGCGGCGCGAGGCCACGCGCCTGTTCGTGGGCGCGCCCGAGCCGGCGTGCCCGCCCTACGAGGGCGTGTGGGCCGCCGAGGCCGAGGGGGTTCAGGCGCTCCTGTTCGTCAACCCGCGCTCCATGGAGGTCGAGCGCTTCGTGCGCTCCTGCGGCCTCGGCCGCCCCGCAGGGACCAACGAGCCCCTCGACCACGTGGCGGCCGAGTGCGAGCTGCTGTCCTACCTGGCCTCCCTGGCCGCCGGGGCCACGGCGCCGGCGGGCGCGCCCGAGGCCGCCGCCCTTCCCGGCGGCTCCCCCGGGGCCGCCTACGGGCGCTTCCTCTCCGGGCACGCCCGCGCCTGGATGCCCGCCTTCGCCGAGCGCCTCGCCGCCGAGGCCCGCCACCCCTTCTACCGCGCGGCCGCCGCCTACCTGGGCGCGCTCGTCGCCTGA
- the nrfD gene encoding NrfD/PsrC family molybdoenzyme membrane anchor subunit, with protein sequence MFSVLAVGYLFLGGAGAGAIVVASILDLAWVKAPFGAASRISIGEATPLERVAAFGLLAGFAALALGVLCLLFDLGRIDRVVVLLLRPSPTFLTVGTYALAALAACAAFLAAVRFAYLPGVPRGAVRAVEAVAAVVGVVVMLYTGLLLQSMGAVALWRSPLVPALFVLSSLSCGIAVLLLAAFFAPADAAVARFAHALARIDAAVIALEAVAAALLVALALGGDHPTAAASAQRLTSGDLAAWWWVGFALCGLVVPLVAEVAFAARRASGRTLRTALAVAAVLVLVGGFSMRAALADAGTHRDLELEAPLNDPGAMARWAN encoded by the coding sequence GTGTTCAGCGTATTGGCGGTGGGCTATCTGTTCCTCGGCGGCGCGGGCGCGGGCGCTATCGTGGTCGCGTCGATCCTCGACCTCGCCTGGGTGAAAGCCCCGTTCGGCGCCGCGTCGCGCATCTCCATCGGCGAGGCGACGCCCCTCGAGCGCGTGGCGGCCTTCGGCCTGCTCGCCGGGTTCGCGGCGCTGGCGCTCGGCGTGCTGTGCCTCCTGTTCGACCTCGGGCGCATCGACCGCGTCGTCGTGCTGCTGCTGCGGCCCTCGCCGACGTTCCTCACCGTGGGCACGTACGCGCTGGCGGCCCTCGCGGCCTGCGCGGCGTTCCTCGCGGCGGTGCGGTTCGCCTACCTGCCGGGCGTCCCGCGCGGCGCGGTGCGCGCCGTCGAGGCGGTGGCGGCCGTCGTGGGCGTCGTGGTGATGCTGTACACGGGCCTGCTGCTGCAGAGCATGGGCGCGGTGGCCTTGTGGCGCTCGCCGCTCGTCCCGGCGCTGTTCGTGCTGTCGTCGCTTTCCTGCGGCATAGCGGTGCTGCTGCTCGCGGCGTTCTTCGCGCCGGCGGACGCGGCCGTGGCCCGGTTCGCGCACGCGCTCGCGCGCATCGACGCCGCCGTCATCGCCCTCGAGGCCGTGGCCGCGGCGCTGCTGGTGGCGCTCGCGCTCGGCGGCGACCATCCCACCGCGGCCGCGTCGGCGCAGCGCCTGACGAGCGGCGACCTCGCCGCGTGGTGGTGGGTGGGCTTCGCGCTGTGCGGGCTCGTCGTCCCGCTCGTCGCGGAGGTCGCGTTCGCCGCCCGCCGCGCGTCCGGCCGCACGCTGCGCACGGCGCTCGCCGTGGCGGCCGTGCTCGTGCTCGTGGGAGGGTTCAGCATGCGCGCCGCGCTCGCCGACGCCGGCACCCACCGCGACCTCGAGCTCGAGGCGCCCCTGAACGACCCCGGCGCGATGGCGCGCTGGGCGAACTAG
- a CDS encoding SPFH domain-containing protein: protein MKRDTQRGAASASAPAGSATGAAPAYADARGMPDGIRSVTSRSRASRNGAVVFAVVVFVAAFGIVLAVAQAAFGEIGLVALAAAVVIAWLASSSVHIVLEWEKAVVLRFGKFNRVAGPGIVFTWPIVEFYTLRIDQRVATTYFGAEETLTSDLVPINVDAVLFWMVWNAKSATVEVEDYASAVAWIAQTAMRKAIGSTTVSEVATRRDQLDELLKETIEEKLNPWGITIIDVEIRDIVVPKELQAAMAMEAVAERKRNARMVLAEAEKDISEMLKDASEVYAGDADAMKLRTMHLAYESVEQSGGTLVIPSAFSEGFVDNAPGEGSPSKG, encoded by the coding sequence ATGAAACGCGATACGCAAAGGGGAGCCGCGTCGGCGAGCGCGCCCGCCGGGTCCGCCACGGGCGCCGCGCCCGCCTACGCCGACGCCCGCGGCATGCCCGATGGCATCCGCTCGGTGACGAGCCGCAGCCGCGCGTCCCGCAACGGGGCCGTCGTGTTCGCCGTGGTGGTGTTCGTCGCGGCGTTCGGCATCGTGCTGGCGGTTGCGCAGGCGGCCTTCGGCGAGATCGGCCTCGTCGCCCTCGCGGCGGCGGTCGTGATCGCGTGGCTGGCGTCCTCGTCGGTGCACATCGTGCTGGAGTGGGAGAAGGCGGTGGTGCTGCGCTTCGGCAAGTTCAACCGCGTGGCGGGCCCCGGCATCGTGTTCACCTGGCCTATCGTCGAGTTCTACACGCTGCGCATCGACCAGCGCGTGGCCACCACGTACTTTGGCGCCGAGGAGACGCTCACGAGCGACCTCGTCCCCATCAACGTGGACGCCGTGCTGTTCTGGATGGTGTGGAACGCGAAGAGCGCCACCGTGGAAGTGGAGGACTACGCCTCGGCCGTGGCCTGGATCGCCCAGACGGCCATGCGCAAGGCCATCGGCTCCACCACCGTGTCCGAGGTGGCCACGCGCCGTGACCAGCTGGACGAGCTGCTGAAGGAGACCATCGAGGAGAAGCTCAACCCCTGGGGCATCACGATCATCGACGTGGAGATCCGCGACATCGTCGTGCCGAAGGAGCTGCAGGCCGCCATGGCCATGGAGGCCGTCGCCGAGCGCAAGCGCAACGCCCGCATGGTGCTGGCCGAGGCCGAGAAGGACATCTCCGAGATGCTCAAGGACGCCTCCGAGGTGTACGCCGGCGACGCCGACGCCATGAAGCTGCGCACGATGCACCTCGCCTACGAAAGCGTCGAGCAGTCGGGCGGCACCCTCGTCATCCCGAGCGCCTTCAGCGAGGGCTTCGTCGACAACGCGCCGGGGGAGGGAAGCCCGAGCAAGGGCTGA
- a CDS encoding lactonase family protein codes for MSGGAFRRLFAGGYTGDAEHAGIHTLAFDEDRGEARVVRTDGCAPNPSYLARRGPFLYAAHELDACGRMASYAIEADGSLTCRGACTAPRDAGTCFVLPDPSGCSLYGANYLSGSIGCCALLDDGRLVAGLPSRRHEGRGLRDDRQEAPHVHSLSFVPGTRLLVAVDLGIDALVIYPVDACGAIAPEPVETVRVAAGSGPRMVAYHPRLPVAALANELACNVLLFHFDEAGLHWRPVAQLALPQTPDGDALAAHIAFAPDGRQLYASVRGSDRLAAFQVDEQGRAAGRWDVGCGGRGPRHFALSPDGRFLAVANLASDDVRLFERDAADGAVRAVAHVRVPQPACVVWDA; via the coding sequence GTGAGCGGGGGCGCCTTCCGTCGGCTGTTCGCAGGCGGGTACACCGGCGACGCCGAGCATGCGGGCATCCATACGCTTGCGTTCGACGAGGATCGGGGCGAGGCGCGCGTCGTGCGCACGGACGGATGCGCGCCGAACCCCTCCTACCTCGCGCGGCGCGGGCCCTTTCTCTACGCCGCCCACGAGCTGGACGCGTGCGGGCGCATGGCCTCCTACGCCATCGAGGCCGACGGCTCGCTGACCTGCCGCGGGGCATGCACGGCGCCCCGCGATGCGGGCACGTGCTTCGTGCTGCCCGACCCGAGCGGGTGCAGCCTGTACGGCGCGAACTACCTGAGCGGCTCCATCGGCTGCTGCGCGCTGCTGGACGACGGGCGGCTCGTGGCGGGGCTGCCGTCGCGGCGGCACGAGGGCCGCGGCCTGCGCGACGACCGGCAAGAGGCGCCCCACGTGCACTCGCTGAGCTTCGTGCCGGGAACGCGGCTGCTGGTGGCCGTCGACCTCGGCATCGATGCGCTCGTGATCTACCCGGTGGACGCGTGCGGCGCGATCGCGCCGGAGCCCGTGGAAACGGTGCGCGTGGCGGCGGGCTCGGGGCCGCGCATGGTGGCGTACCACCCGCGGCTGCCGGTGGCCGCGCTGGCGAACGAGCTGGCATGCAACGTCCTGCTGTTCCACTTCGACGAAGCCGGCTTGCATTGGCGGCCCGTCGCGCAGCTGGCGCTTCCGCAGACGCCGGACGGCGATGCGCTGGCGGCCCATATCGCGTTCGCGCCGGACGGACGGCAGCTGTACGCGTCGGTGCGCGGAAGCGACCGGTTGGCGGCGTTCCAGGTGGACGAGCAGGGACGGGCGGCCGGACGTTGGGACGTCGGGTGCGGCGGTCGGGGGCCGCGGCACTTCGCGCTGTCGCCCGACGGGCGCTTTCTGGCGGTGGCCAACCTTGCGAGCGACGACGTGCGCCTGTTCGAGCGCGACGCCGCCGACGGAGCGGTGCGAGCCGTCGCGCACGTGCGCGTGCCGCAGCCCGCCTGCGTCGTGTGGGATGCGTGA
- a CDS encoding molybdopterin-containing oxidoreductase family protein, protein MSETKSPHGGLTRRSFLKTTGAVAGVAAVAGTGAALAPVQAHAEGAAAVDGEQVFRTSCRGNCGSRCPQEVVVREGKVVRTTAAQLPGDDNVRRRLCVKGYTQPQRLYEPDRLKYPMKRASWSPENPNGEARGNGDWERISWDEAIEIVSTQIGAIMEQHGPSSVALWTSYGSNNVLNGTSAGFMSVAYGRFITSTGITVLGASADYAQLKTQMSDLAVTGNDCADIANAKTIMAWGGNPAEAYIHDWQFVCQAREKGAKLITIDPQFTASAMHSDVYVPIRPGTDGALMLGMANYIVENGLVDEDFMKQKTVSPLLIKEDGTYFRLSDLGVEPTEGPINPYTGQPSVIDPNVVWDAATDGPVAAAKAADPVLLGSFEHEGVAVQTVYQKTLDSIKEFTVEKAAEICDLPVETVEMLAKTYATEGPVAVLTYQGIGHHVNSHHNYKNLSLIGALTGNAGKPGAMLFRAYGTSMPTNSAEYMLGKVALNICGMYLPQILETKQWAGKDLDIRMLFCTNGNMLSCESGRAQLVEAVKKVDFVVCADVNLTDTARYADVLLPVTHAYETEDFDGGGSTPFPTYYHKVIDPLYECKTDLEIMRLIADKLGMSQIYAKSDEEFLRAIIDTPANIAGGCGYDDFHKDKPVKNFAFTEKSLVDTFVSTPTQRLQYYIEKPTPRNNFGQEIADYERLPHYEHANEAYWENPLREKYPLMGCSEHPKYHVHSQCAHTPWLRELEPEPLLKVNASDAAARGIEQGDYVRVYNDHGYAVLKARVTEGIKPGVVSIPHGWQADQFVEGHTQDLTNIFMNDFVSNSAFYDFLCEVEKYEGGER, encoded by the coding sequence ATGTCGGAAACGAAGAGCCCGCACGGCGGACTCACGCGCAGGAGCTTCCTGAAGACGACCGGTGCCGTCGCAGGCGTCGCAGCCGTCGCGGGGACGGGCGCCGCCCTTGCACCCGTGCAGGCCCACGCGGAAGGAGCCGCCGCCGTCGATGGCGAGCAGGTGTTCCGCACGTCCTGCCGCGGCAACTGCGGCAGCCGGTGCCCGCAGGAAGTGGTCGTGCGCGAGGGCAAGGTCGTGCGCACCACCGCAGCGCAGCTGCCGGGCGATGACAACGTGCGCCGCCGTCTGTGCGTGAAGGGCTACACCCAGCCCCAGCGCCTGTACGAGCCCGACCGTTTGAAGTACCCCATGAAGCGCGCCAGCTGGAGCCCCGAGAACCCGAACGGGGAAGCGCGCGGCAACGGCGATTGGGAGCGCATCAGCTGGGACGAGGCCATCGAGATCGTGTCCACGCAGATCGGCGCCATCATGGAGCAGCACGGCCCCTCGTCGGTGGCCCTGTGGACGTCCTACGGTTCCAACAACGTGCTGAACGGCACATCCGCCGGCTTCATGTCGGTGGCCTACGGCCGCTTCATCACGTCCACCGGCATCACGGTGCTCGGAGCGAGCGCCGACTACGCCCAGCTCAAAACCCAGATGTCCGACCTCGCCGTCACGGGCAACGACTGCGCCGACATCGCCAACGCCAAAACCATCATGGCGTGGGGCGGCAACCCGGCCGAGGCCTACATCCACGACTGGCAGTTCGTGTGCCAGGCGCGCGAGAAGGGCGCCAAGCTCATCACCATCGACCCGCAGTTCACGGCATCGGCCATGCACTCGGACGTCTACGTCCCCATCCGCCCCGGCACCGACGGCGCGCTCATGCTGGGCATGGCGAACTACATCGTCGAGAACGGCCTGGTGGACGAGGACTTCATGAAGCAGAAGACCGTCTCGCCGCTGCTCATCAAGGAGGACGGCACGTACTTCCGCCTGAGCGACCTGGGCGTCGAGCCCACCGAGGGGCCCATCAACCCCTACACGGGCCAGCCGAGCGTCATCGACCCGAACGTCGTGTGGGACGCGGCGACGGACGGTCCCGTCGCGGCCGCCAAGGCTGCCGACCCGGTGCTGCTGGGCAGCTTCGAGCACGAGGGCGTGGCGGTGCAGACGGTGTACCAGAAGACGCTCGACTCCATCAAGGAATTCACGGTGGAGAAGGCCGCTGAGATCTGCGACCTGCCCGTCGAGACCGTCGAGATGCTGGCGAAGACCTACGCCACCGAGGGCCCCGTTGCCGTGCTCACGTACCAGGGCATCGGCCACCACGTGAACTCGCACCACAACTACAAGAACCTCTCGCTTATCGGCGCGCTCACCGGCAACGCGGGCAAGCCCGGCGCCATGCTGTTCCGCGCCTACGGCACGTCCATGCCCACGAACTCCGCCGAGTACATGCTGGGCAAGGTGGCGCTCAACATCTGCGGCATGTACCTGCCCCAGATCCTCGAGACGAAGCAGTGGGCCGGCAAGGACCTCGACATCCGCATGCTGTTCTGCACGAACGGCAACATGCTGTCCTGCGAGTCGGGCCGCGCGCAGCTGGTCGAGGCCGTGAAGAAAGTCGACTTCGTCGTGTGCGCCGACGTCAACCTCACCGACACGGCGCGCTACGCCGACGTGCTGCTGCCCGTCACGCACGCCTACGAGACCGAGGACTTCGACGGCGGCGGCTCCACGCCGTTCCCGACGTACTACCACAAGGTGATCGACCCGCTGTACGAGTGCAAGACCGACCTCGAGATCATGCGCCTCATCGCCGACAAGCTGGGCATGAGCCAGATCTACGCCAAGTCCGACGAGGAGTTCCTGCGCGCCATCATCGACACGCCGGCCAACATCGCGGGCGGCTGCGGCTACGATGACTTCCACAAGGACAAGCCCGTGAAGAACTTCGCGTTCACGGAGAAGTCGCTGGTGGACACGTTCGTCAGCACGCCCACGCAGCGTCTGCAGTACTACATCGAGAAGCCGACGCCGCGCAACAACTTCGGCCAGGAGATCGCCGACTACGAGCGCCTGCCGCACTACGAGCACGCCAACGAGGCGTACTGGGAGAACCCGCTGCGCGAGAAGTACCCGCTCATGGGCTGCAGCGAGCACCCGAAGTACCACGTGCACTCGCAGTGCGCCCACACGCCGTGGCTGCGCGAGCTCGAGCCCGAGCCGCTGCTGAAGGTGAACGCCTCCGACGCCGCCGCGCGCGGCATCGAGCAGGGCGACTACGTGCGCGTGTACAACGACCACGGGTACGCCGTGCTCAAGGCGCGCGTGACCGAGGGCATCAAGCCGGGCGTCGTCTCCATCCCGCACGGGTGGCAGGCCGACCAGTTCGTCGAGGGCCACACGCAGGACCTCACGAACATCTTCATGAACGATTTCGTCTCGAACAGCGCGTTCTACGATTTCCTCTGCGAAGTCGAGAAGTACGAAGGGGGTGAGCGGTAA